A genomic window from Puniceicoccus vermicola includes:
- the xerD gene encoding site-specific tyrosine recombinase XerD: MGTTKTDTAFWRDDVDEFLAWVQLERGLSLNTVASYENDLSQFGDFLVKSSCRSWSDVDESATGKFLELLTEEQYETATLARKLSALRGFSAFREREQGAASLTEIVRGPRSGRKVPTSLTIDETLRLLEAPSQATPHGLRDRAILELLYGSGLRVSELTGLLLQSVDLDNRFVRVFGKGSKERLVPVGGSALKAFRDYLNAGRPALVKAKTGSEVFLSQRGVSISRKTVWHLVKSHAERAGLPKAVKPHMLRHSFATHLLEGGADLRTIQEMLGHADIATTQIYTKVEGERLLDEHARFHPRNRSGD, from the coding sequence ATGGGAACGACGAAGACAGATACGGCATTCTGGCGGGACGATGTAGACGAGTTTCTCGCCTGGGTCCAGTTGGAGCGTGGACTTTCTCTGAACACGGTGGCGAGCTATGAAAACGACCTGTCACAGTTCGGCGACTTTCTCGTGAAGAGCTCATGTCGTTCGTGGTCGGATGTGGACGAAAGTGCCACCGGGAAATTTTTGGAGCTGTTGACCGAGGAGCAGTATGAGACGGCGACATTGGCGCGCAAACTATCGGCGTTGCGGGGGTTCTCCGCTTTTCGGGAGCGTGAGCAGGGGGCGGCCAGTCTCACGGAAATCGTTCGCGGTCCGCGTTCCGGGAGGAAAGTTCCCACAAGTCTGACGATCGACGAGACGCTCCGGCTCCTGGAGGCTCCCTCTCAGGCCACTCCTCATGGTTTGCGCGATCGCGCGATTCTTGAGCTTCTCTACGGATCAGGCCTGCGTGTCAGCGAGTTGACGGGGCTGCTTTTGCAGTCGGTAGATCTGGACAATCGGTTTGTCCGCGTTTTTGGGAAAGGTTCGAAAGAGCGTCTAGTGCCAGTCGGTGGCAGCGCCTTGAAAGCTTTTCGGGATTATCTCAATGCGGGGCGCCCGGCGCTGGTCAAGGCGAAGACAGGAAGTGAAGTTTTCCTCAGCCAAAGAGGTGTCTCGATTTCGCGAAAGACGGTCTGGCATCTGGTGAAATCTCACGCGGAACGTGCGGGTCTCCCGAAGGCGGTCAAACCTCACATGTTGCGGCATTCATTTGCCACGCATCTCCTGGAGGGAGGGGCCGATTTGCGGACGATCCAGGAAATGCTCGGACATGCGGACATCGCGACGACCCAGATCTACACCAAGGTGGAGGGCGAGCGGTTGCTCGACGAGCATGCTCGTTTTCATCCGAGGAATCGCAGCGGAGACTGA
- a CDS encoding lipoate--protein ligase family protein, producing MTSPTAPPEPTERLAWISCDDDPARYSAIEEACLRDSQESFLILWINRPALFVGKNQNLWAEVSAAEAFHTGISLNRRLSGGGTVYHDPGNLNFTMVSPGEPKIAFQEHLSLLFPYFEARGIAVEIRNRSDLFHDGRKFSGNAEYFTGGRVLHHGTLLFNTDLPQLARFLTPDSNAYTDRAVDSNRSLTVNLCSLLPDIPNTRTFAEDLLNVLLGHHSNLRRIEEMPSTILRKAEDYLPHFRDPAWIFGRSPRYELERTVSRDSESMSSRISVQDGQIQEIHLESRANESPEELQTIADSFRDCLHSPEAIQSRIQNSRWKDFPSGAFLSKVWLELFF from the coding sequence ATGACTTCCCCGACAGCGCCGCCTGAACCGACAGAACGCCTCGCGTGGATCTCATGCGATGACGACCCGGCCCGATACTCAGCCATCGAGGAGGCCTGCCTCCGCGATAGCCAAGAGAGTTTTCTCATCCTCTGGATCAACCGACCCGCGCTCTTCGTCGGGAAAAACCAAAATCTCTGGGCCGAAGTCTCAGCCGCCGAAGCATTCCACACCGGGATTTCCCTCAACCGTAGACTCTCTGGCGGCGGAACGGTTTACCACGATCCCGGGAATCTGAATTTCACGATGGTCTCCCCCGGCGAACCCAAGATCGCCTTTCAAGAACACCTGAGCCTTCTCTTCCCCTATTTCGAGGCCCGGGGGATTGCGGTTGAGATTCGCAACCGAAGCGATCTGTTCCACGACGGACGTAAGTTTTCCGGCAACGCCGAATATTTCACCGGGGGCCGAGTCCTCCATCACGGCACGCTCCTCTTCAATACCGATCTCCCGCAGTTGGCACGATTCCTCACACCTGACTCCAACGCTTATACTGACCGAGCCGTCGATTCAAACCGAAGCCTAACGGTGAACCTCTGCTCGCTCCTCCCCGACATTCCCAACACCCGCACCTTCGCCGAAGACCTCCTCAACGTGCTCCTCGGCCACCACTCCAATCTGCGTCGCATTGAAGAGATGCCATCCACAATCCTCCGGAAAGCCGAAGACTACCTCCCCCACTTTCGCGATCCCGCCTGGATTTTTGGCCGATCCCCGCGATACGAGCTCGAGCGCACCGTATCCCGTGACTCGGAATCGATGAGTAGCCGCATCTCAGTCCAAGACGGCCAGATTCAGGAAATCCATTTGGAATCCCGCGCAAACGAATCCCCTGAAGAGCTCCAAACCATAGCGGACTCGTTCCGCGATTGTCTTCACTCCCCCGAAGCGATCCAAAGCAGAATCCAAAATAGTCGCTGGAAAGATTTCCCTTCAGGCGCATTCCTTTCCAAAGTTTGGCTCGAACTTTTTTTCTGA
- a CDS encoding amidohydrolase family protein → MAKSENPWTQAAQPCKFAHRLSALTPAPLIIDAHTHAFPKTAVADPAGWAAKQCEPHWQKLVVPEKGRPSLQGWVDQDAFLETMERDGINQAVLLGWYWENPESCQIHNEEMAQWLRDFPNRFRAMASVHPEGPSPSELVEWAVKNQFSGFGELLPSIQNSRLSEPFWSELAKLSSEAGLLFNFHVTEPVGRPHPGRTPTPLEDFEQFIAQNPDLKIILSHWGGGLFLHELNPYVRKLFRNVYYDCSASPLLYDSKIFATACEVVGPHKILFGSDFPLRLYPRKDQTPGWLRFLQEIRDQNLGSEQENQIFAGNAADLFHL, encoded by the coding sequence ATGGCGAAAAGTGAAAACCCATGGACACAGGCAGCGCAACCCTGTAAATTTGCCCATAGATTGTCCGCACTGACTCCAGCTCCACTCATAATCGACGCCCACACCCACGCATTCCCCAAAACAGCCGTCGCCGACCCCGCTGGTTGGGCGGCCAAACAATGCGAACCTCACTGGCAGAAGCTGGTGGTCCCCGAGAAAGGACGCCCCTCTCTGCAGGGATGGGTCGACCAAGACGCCTTTCTCGAAACGATGGAGCGCGATGGCATCAACCAGGCCGTACTCCTCGGATGGTATTGGGAGAACCCTGAATCGTGCCAGATCCACAACGAAGAAATGGCCCAGTGGCTCCGCGACTTCCCCAACCGCTTCCGGGCAATGGCCTCCGTTCACCCCGAAGGCCCGTCTCCCTCGGAGTTGGTCGAGTGGGCCGTGAAGAATCAATTCTCCGGTTTTGGAGAACTTCTCCCCTCGATCCAGAATTCCCGGCTCTCCGAGCCGTTTTGGAGTGAGCTCGCCAAGCTATCCTCTGAGGCGGGGCTCCTCTTTAACTTTCACGTAACGGAACCAGTTGGTAGACCTCATCCGGGCAGGACTCCCACTCCGCTCGAGGATTTTGAGCAATTTATTGCCCAGAACCCTGATTTAAAGATCATTCTCTCGCACTGGGGAGGCGGACTCTTCCTCCACGAACTCAATCCCTACGTCCGCAAACTGTTCCGCAACGTCTATTACGACTGTTCCGCCAGCCCCCTTCTCTACGACTCAAAAATCTTTGCCACTGCCTGCGAAGTCGTCGGCCCCCATAAAATCCTTTTCGGCTCGGACTTCCCCCTGCGGCTCTACCCCCGCAAGGATCAAACTCCCGGATGGCTACGCTTTCTTCAGGAGATCCGGGACCAGAACCTCGGCAGTGAACAGGAAAATCAAATTTTTGCAGGGAACGCCGCCGACCTGTTTCACCTTTAG
- a CDS encoding substrate-binding domain-containing protein: protein MAKPESLDPNSSDSREIRNIDSTAALAKHLGLSRWTVSRVLNGHGGVSEKTVERVREAMQKSGFEPNLYARSLRGGRTRTLGVCIQEMDSPSLSQKVGNLQALFRDRDYHCLLELTNRNHSLEEQVLRHFLNLKVDGIVGIGTCLSPASSLIEELKASGIPVMLVDPETVLPFPTVEVDRSGATESMMNLLWTSGHRSFGFAGFDPDYAYSARRLDGADRFLERRKGTRLWSLFEPGTVRHDFSYGSRLAEKILAEGSMPSAILAVNDRVAIGVIAELRRKGYAMPGDLAVVGHDNLEVSSFFEPALTTVDQKIGELMSTVASGLIEWVEDGEKPPRRVILPTELKIRGSHQNVAAST, encoded by the coding sequence GTGGCCAAGCCGGAATCATTAGATCCGAACTCATCGGACTCCCGGGAAATCCGGAACATTGATTCCACCGCGGCTCTCGCGAAGCACTTAGGGCTTTCCCGGTGGACCGTCTCCCGGGTCCTGAATGGGCACGGTGGGGTGAGCGAAAAGACCGTCGAGCGGGTTCGCGAGGCGATGCAGAAGAGCGGTTTCGAGCCGAACCTTTACGCCCGGTCTTTGCGGGGTGGAAGAACTCGTACTCTAGGAGTCTGTATTCAGGAGATGGATTCGCCGTCGTTGAGCCAAAAGGTGGGGAACCTTCAAGCCCTCTTCCGAGATCGCGACTATCACTGCCTTCTCGAGTTGACCAATCGAAACCACTCCTTGGAGGAGCAGGTGCTTCGGCATTTTTTGAATTTGAAGGTGGACGGGATCGTCGGGATCGGTACCTGTCTCTCTCCGGCGTCTTCTCTCATCGAAGAGCTAAAAGCATCGGGGATTCCAGTGATGCTCGTCGACCCGGAGACGGTTCTTCCCTTCCCAACGGTGGAGGTCGACCGATCGGGGGCAACCGAATCGATGATGAATCTTTTGTGGACCTCGGGTCACCGCTCTTTCGGATTTGCTGGATTTGATCCGGACTACGCTTACAGTGCCCGCCGATTGGATGGGGCGGATCGTTTTCTCGAACGCCGGAAGGGGACTCGGTTGTGGTCTCTTTTTGAGCCGGGAACCGTCCGCCATGATTTTTCCTACGGGTCTCGTCTTGCGGAGAAAATCTTGGCAGAGGGATCCATGCCTTCGGCCATTCTTGCCGTAAATGATCGGGTGGCGATTGGGGTCATCGCAGAGTTACGACGGAAGGGGTATGCCATGCCGGGCGACCTGGCGGTCGTGGGGCACGATAATTTGGAAGTTTCCTCCTTTTTTGAGCCCGCTCTGACGACCGTGGATCAAAAAATTGGAGAACTGATGAGTACGGTGGCGAGTGGCTTGATCGAATGGGTCGAGGATGGCGAGAAGCCACCACGGCGGGTGATCTTACCGACGGAGCTGAAAATCCGGGGCTCTCATCAAAACGTCGCGGCGAGCACCTGA
- a CDS encoding ATP-binding cassette domain-containing protein yields the protein MSTQAPPVLQLNQVSVTYPGGHRAATKVSFSLQPGERAGLVGESGSGKSTIARTVLGLVPHSEGTLQILGKMAQDSTREARLTRARMVQMVFQDPYHSLNPRRTIRQALVEALQVSGRITEKAQLEKESIALLEKVHLDAGALNRFPHQFSGGQRQRICIARALAPNPQLLVCDEAVSALDVTTQRSIVHLLRKLSEEEHIALLFITHDIPLIEHLCERVMVLDQGSLVEDGTVESVFHNPSAPKTRQLLDSVLRIDPPQEV from the coding sequence GTGAGCACACAGGCACCACCCGTCCTCCAATTGAATCAAGTCTCCGTCACCTATCCGGGAGGGCACCGGGCCGCTACCAAAGTCTCGTTTTCCCTCCAGCCCGGAGAGCGAGCGGGACTCGTCGGCGAGAGCGGTAGCGGCAAGTCGACGATCGCCCGAACGGTTCTCGGATTGGTCCCGCATTCGGAAGGCACTCTTCAGATTCTGGGCAAAATGGCCCAGGACTCCACCCGCGAGGCCCGACTCACGCGAGCGCGAATGGTGCAGATGGTTTTCCAGGATCCCTATCACTCCCTAAACCCGCGTCGGACCATCCGGCAGGCCTTAGTCGAAGCGCTTCAGGTTTCCGGCCGGATAACCGAAAAGGCGCAGTTGGAGAAGGAGTCGATCGCTCTGCTTGAAAAGGTTCATCTCGACGCCGGAGCCCTAAACCGCTTCCCGCACCAATTCAGCGGAGGCCAACGCCAGCGGATCTGTATCGCCCGGGCTCTCGCTCCCAACCCCCAACTCTTGGTCTGCGACGAAGCGGTCAGTGCCCTGGATGTCACCACCCAGCGTTCGATCGTTCATCTTCTCCGCAAGCTTAGTGAGGAAGAACACATTGCCCTGTTATTCATCACCCACGACATCCCGCTGATCGAACATCTCTGCGAGCGGGTCATGGTTCTCGACCAAGGGTCTCTCGTCGAAGACGGAACAGTCGAATCAGTCTTCCACAATCCGTCCGCCCCAAAAACCCGTCAACTTCTGGATTCGGTCCTCCGCATCGACCCTCCCCAGGAAGTCTGA
- a CDS encoding NAD(+)/NADH kinase, whose translation MKPLRTVALVVNRQKSGAREIGDQLKQLGQDRGVEMRITEEHPLPNGYLQGCDAVCAIGGDGTFLGVVPQAVEYGVKVLGVNLGKLGFLVTFSPDGIAREFGRILDGDYEIEDRTLLEACDPEGERRICLNDVVVKQTASSRMMMLEVFANGDFVNEFACDGLIYSTPTGSTAYNLSAGGPIVHPDVQGITLTPICPHTLSNRSVIFSMGTEIEVRTDLEACSPQVTLDGHLRFTESIAFPLRIRVPSTTVTLIHGKDYSHFLTVRTKLHWRENTL comes from the coding sequence GTGAAGCCCTTACGCACAGTCGCGCTGGTTGTGAACCGACAAAAATCGGGCGCCCGAGAGATCGGAGACCAGCTGAAACAACTTGGACAAGACCGCGGCGTGGAGATGCGAATCACCGAAGAGCACCCTTTGCCGAACGGCTATCTCCAAGGTTGCGACGCGGTTTGCGCGATCGGGGGCGACGGCACCTTTCTCGGGGTCGTCCCGCAGGCCGTCGAGTATGGCGTCAAAGTTCTCGGAGTAAATCTCGGTAAACTCGGCTTCCTCGTCACCTTTTCGCCCGATGGCATCGCCCGGGAGTTTGGCCGGATCCTCGACGGTGATTACGAGATCGAGGACCGTACCCTTCTCGAAGCCTGCGACCCGGAGGGCGAACGCCGTATCTGTCTAAACGATGTCGTCGTGAAGCAAACCGCCTCTTCGCGGATGATGATGCTCGAGGTCTTTGCGAACGGAGACTTTGTCAACGAGTTCGCCTGCGATGGGCTCATCTACTCTACCCCGACTGGCTCGACGGCTTACAACCTGTCCGCGGGAGGACCGATCGTCCACCCGGATGTGCAGGGCATCACCCTCACCCCGATTTGCCCTCACACACTGAGTAACCGTAGCGTCATTTTTTCGATGGGCACCGAGATTGAGGTCCGCACGGATCTCGAAGCCTGCTCGCCCCAAGTCACTTTGGATGGGCATCTCCGTTTCACCGAATCCATCGCCTTCCCCCTAAGGATTCGCGTCCCCTCCACAACCGTCACTCTCATCCACGGCAAGGACTACTCTCACTTCCTTACCGTGAGAACGAAACTGCACTGGCGGGAAAACACCCTCTAA
- a CDS encoding class II aldolase/adducin family protein — MLENLRFEVHEATTQLVENGLVDYFRGNISAFDPRRGLVVIKPRGIDYGKLTPESYLVVSARTGQVVEGLGMPATGIDAHLTLYRDLPDIRSIVGTHSKYATMWAQAGRRIPCLGVAHADFFQGEIPITAPNSDGIDESSYYERVGEQIVNHYERTKEDPSLVPAILVDRLGPVTWGASPMDAARNAVYVELLAELAYGTLVLNPTREPLRDGDIQRHFTIMRKRGVIPSNRIRGRQIEKR, encoded by the coding sequence ATGCTTGAAAATTTACGGTTCGAGGTCCACGAAGCGACCACTCAGTTGGTCGAAAACGGTTTGGTGGACTACTTCCGTGGAAACATCAGTGCTTTTGATCCCCGCCGAGGACTCGTAGTGATCAAGCCCCGGGGGATCGATTATGGAAAACTCACTCCGGAGAGTTATCTGGTGGTTTCAGCTCGCACCGGGCAGGTTGTCGAAGGGCTTGGAATGCCTGCTACGGGCATCGATGCGCATCTCACGCTATACCGGGACCTGCCGGACATTCGCTCGATTGTCGGCACGCACTCCAAGTATGCGACTATGTGGGCACAGGCGGGCCGCCGGATTCCTTGCCTGGGTGTCGCTCATGCCGATTTCTTTCAGGGTGAGATTCCGATTACGGCTCCCAACAGCGATGGAATTGACGAAAGCAGTTATTACGAGCGGGTCGGTGAGCAGATCGTAAATCACTATGAGCGGACCAAAGAGGATCCGAGCTTGGTGCCGGCGATTTTGGTTGATCGCCTTGGCCCAGTGACTTGGGGAGCATCTCCAATGGATGCGGCCCGCAATGCCGTTTATGTGGAATTGCTCGCCGAATTGGCCTACGGGACACTCGTTCTTAACCCCACTCGCGAGCCCTTGCGCGATGGCGATATTCAGCGCCACTTCACCATCATGAGAAAACGTGGCGTCATTCCCTCGAATCGGATTCGGGGCCGCCAGATCGAGAAACGGTAG
- a CDS encoding ABC transporter ATP-binding protein has protein sequence MTASPDTRPALRIEDLSVSYLGGRNAGQPKETTALSSFSAEVLPGEVFALVGESGSGKSTAGFAVGGLLPPENTRVAGKVTVGGKTIPAKDYAALQKLCGRHIGFVFQEPSSALHPSIKIETQIGESLHGKLSSRQRKERVASLLQSVRLTPDKRLLKAYPHHLSGGMQQRVVLAIAMANRPSVLIADEPTTALDPTIRKEVLQLIRDLATDSRSGVLLITHDFGIVSHFADRVAVLYHGEVVESGVTRNVLSSPQHSYTKSLIASARGTTEELA, from the coding sequence ATGACCGCTTCTCCCGACACCCGTCCAGCCCTCCGTATTGAGGACTTATCGGTGTCATACTTGGGAGGTCGCAACGCGGGGCAGCCAAAAGAAACCACCGCCCTTTCCTCTTTTTCGGCCGAGGTTCTTCCGGGGGAGGTTTTCGCACTCGTCGGAGAAAGTGGGAGCGGAAAATCGACGGCCGGTTTCGCCGTTGGCGGACTTCTCCCTCCGGAGAATACCCGCGTTGCCGGGAAAGTCACCGTCGGTGGAAAGACGATTCCCGCCAAGGACTATGCGGCGCTCCAAAAACTTTGCGGTCGTCACATCGGATTTGTCTTTCAGGAGCCCTCGAGCGCCCTCCACCCTTCTATCAAAATTGAGACCCAAATCGGCGAGTCCCTTCACGGAAAGCTTTCCTCGCGACAGCGCAAAGAGCGAGTCGCCTCACTCTTACAATCCGTTCGTCTCACGCCCGACAAGCGTTTGCTAAAAGCCTACCCGCATCACCTCAGTGGAGGGATGCAACAACGAGTCGTCTTGGCGATCGCCATGGCCAATCGGCCTTCCGTCCTCATCGCGGATGAGCCGACCACCGCGCTCGATCCGACCATCCGCAAAGAAGTTCTTCAGCTCATACGGGATCTAGCCACGGACTCCCGCTCCGGCGTCCTTCTCATTACCCACGACTTCGGAATCGTCTCCCATTTCGCCGACCGGGTCGCCGTCCTCTATCATGGCGAAGTGGTTGAATCCGGGGTGACTCGCAATGTTCTTTCGTCTCCACAACATTCCTACACAAAATCTCTAATCGCCTCAGCCCGAGGCACAACGGAGGAACTCGCGTGA